In Streptomyces sp. NBC_00683, the DNA window TCCAGTTCTTCGCTTTCGCGTTTCCCTTTCCAGCGATTCCAACTTTACCAGACTCTTTTTCGTTCCGTTTCCGGTCCGAATTTGATTCCGGTGGCCTGTGGACTGGCCTTTGCCTTTCGGCGGATCCGACTTTATCAGAGATTCTGAGTCGGAATTCCCCGCCCCGCTCGGTGCGCTCCGCGCGCATGGCTGCGCGCGGTGCTTCCCGGTCAGGCGGAGCCGTAAACGTACTGGAGCGGGGCGCCCCGATGCAAATCGAGGCGCCCCGCTCCTGGTCGGTGCCCTTCGGGTCAGACCTCGACGACGACCGGAAGGATCATCGGGCGCCGGCGGTAGGTGTCGGAGACCCACTTGCCCACCGTGCGGCGGACCAGCTGCTGGAGCTGGTGCGGCTCCATCACGCCGTCCTGCGCCGACTTGTTGAGCGCTTCCTCGACCTTGGGCACCACGGCGGTGAACGCACCGTCGTCGATGCCCGAGCCGCGGGCCTGGATGTGGGGGCCTCCCACGATCTTGCCCGAGGAGCTGTCGACCACGATGAAGACGGAGATGATCCCCTCGTCACCGAGGATGCGCCGGTCCTTGAGGGACGTCTCCGTGACGTCGCCGACCGAGAGGCCGTCGACGTACACGTAGCCCGCCTGGACCTTGCCGACGATCTTGGCCTTGCCGTCGATGAGGTCGACGACGACGCCGTCCTCGGCGATGACGATGTGGTCCTTGGGTACACCCGTCAGCGCGCCGAGTTCCGCATTGGCCCTGAGGTGGCGCCATTCGCCGTGGACCGGCATGAGGTTCTTCGGCTTGCAGATGTTGTAGAAGTACAGCAGCTCGCCGGCCGAGGCGTGGCCGGAGACGTGCACCTTGGCGTTGCCCTTGTGGATGACGTTGGCGCCCCAGCGGGTCAGGCCGTTGATCACGCGGTAGACCGCGTTCTCGTTGCCCGGGATCAGGGACGACGCGAGGATCACCGTGTCGCCCGGGACGATCCGGATCTGGTGGTCGCGGTTGGCCATCCGGGAGAGGGCGGCCATCGGCTCGCCCTGCGAGCCCGTGCAGACCAGCACGACCTCGTCGTCGGGCAGGTCGTCCAGCGTCTTGACGTCGACGACCAGGCCGGCGGGGACCTTCAGATAGCCCAGATCACGGGCGATGCCCATGTTGCGGACCATCGAGCGTCCGACGAACGCGACGCGGCGGCCGTACTCGTGGGCGGCGTCCAGGATCTGCTGGATGCGGTGGACGTGGCTGGCGAAGCTGGCCACGATGATGCGCTTCTGGGCGTTCGCGAACACCGTGCGCAGGACGTTGGAGATGTCCCGCTCCGGCGGCACGAAGCCGGGGACCTCTGCGTTCGTCGAGTCGGAGAGAAGAAGGTCGATGCCCTCCTCGCTCAGCCGGGCGAAGGCGTGCAGGTCGGTGAGACGGCCGTCCAGCGGGAGCTGGTCCATCTTGAAGTCGCCGGTCACGACGGCCATACCCGCAGGGGTGCGGATGGCGACCGCGAGGGCGTCCGGGATGGAGTGGTTGACCGCGATGAACTCGCAGTCGAAGATCCCGATGCGCTCACGCTGTCCCTCGGTCACCTCGAGGGTGTAGGGACGGATCCGGTGCTCCTGGAGCTTGGCCTCGATGAGCGCGAGGGTCAGCTTGGAGCCGATGAGCGGGATGTCCGGCTTCAGCCGGAGCAGATAGGGGACGGCACCGATGTGGTCCTCGTGGCCGTGCGTGAGGACGATGCCCTCGACGTCGTCCAGGCGGTCCCTGATGGTGGTGAAGTCCGGCAGGATCAGGTCGATGCCCGGCTGCTCCTCCTCGGGGAAGAGGACACCGCAGTCGACGATGAGCAGGCGTCCGCCGTACTCGAAGACCGTCATGTTGCGGCCGATTTCGCCCAGGCCGCCGAGCGGGGTGACGCGCAGGCCGCCCTTCGGGAGCTTCGGCGGGGTACCGAGTTCAGGATGCGGATGACTCAAAAGACTCTCCTTACCACGCGCGCCACGTACCGCTGAGGGCACGTGGCGCGCATGTCATTCGTGCACTTGCTGTTGTCAGGTGGTGTTTCTGTTGCGAGTGACCTCGCGTATTCAGTTGTGAAGTCCGTGGTTACAGCTGTACCCCGCCGGCGGCCAGATCGATCTTGAGCTGGGCCGTCTCCTGTGCGGTGAGTTCCACCAGAGGGAGGCGCAGCGGGCCGGCGGGCAGGCCCTGCAGTGTGAGTGCGGCCTTGGTGGTGATCACACCCTGGGTGCGGAACATCCCGGTGAAGACCGGGAGCAGCTTCTGGTGGATCTCGGTGGCCTTCTGTACGTCGCCGCCGAGGTAGGCCTCGATGAGCGCACGCAGGTCAGGGGTGACGACGTGCCCGACCACGGAGACGATGCCGACGGCACCGACCGAGAGCAGCGGGAGGTTCAGCATGTCGTCGCCGGAGTACCAGGCGAGGCCGGACTCGGAAATGGCCCAGCTGGCGCGGCCCAGGTCTCCCTTGGCGTCCTTGTTGGCGACGATACGGGGGTGCTCGGCCAGCCGTACCAGCGTCTCTGTGTCGATCGGCACACCGCTGCGGCCTGGGATGTCGTAGAGCATCACCGGCAGTCCGGTGGAGTCCGCGATGGCGCTGAAGTGGCGCAGGAGGCCTTCCTGCGGCGGCTTGTTGTAGTACGGCGTGACGGCGAGGAGGCCGTGGGCGCCGGAGCGCTCTGCGGTGCGGGCCAGCTCGATGCTGTGGCGGGTGTCGTTGGTGCCGATGCCGGCGACGACGTGGGCCCGGTCCCCCACGGCTTCGAGTACAGCCCGTACGAGCTGGTCTTTCTCCGCGTCGCTGGTGGTCGGGGACTCGCCGGTGGTGCCGTTGACGACCAGGCCGTCATTGCCTGCGTCCACCAGATGGGCGGCGAGCCGCTGGGCGCCGTCGAGGTCGAGTGCGCCGTCCGCCGTGAAGGGCGTGACCATAGCGGTGAGGACCCGCCCGAAGGGGGTCTGCGGAGTGGAGATCGGAGCCATGGGTAACACGCTACTCGTTGCTCGGAGCGCCGTGGTCCCTCGGGGGGACGGGGAAGTGGAGCCCGGCACTGCCTGCTCGGGGGTTCAGGCAGTACCGGGTCCGTTTGATCAGCCTAGATGAACTTCACGAAACGCCGCAATACGGACACCGCCTACGGGGCTACCCGTCCGTTTTTGTTGAAGGCGGCATGAGTGAGCGGCATGAGCTGCTGCCAGTGCTGCTCCATCTGTTCGCCGACCATTTCGATCTCGCGCTGCGGGAAGGACGGGACCTTCGCCAGTTCGTGCTGGGTACGCAGGCCGAGGAAGTGCATCAGCGAGCGGGCGTTGCACGTCGCGTACATCGTGGAGAAGAGCCCCACCGGGAGCACCGCACGGGCGACCTCGCGGGCGACTCCGGCCGCGAGCATCTCCTGGTAGGCGTCGTACGCCTGGCGGTAGGAGTCCTCCATGACGCGGCTCGTGAGCTCGTGCTGCTCCGGGGTGCCCTCGACGAATTCGTACTTGCCGGGGCGGCCCTGCTGGATGAGCTTGCGGGACTCCCCCGGGACGTAGAAGACCGGCTCGAGCTCCCTGTAGCGGCCCGATTCCTCGTTGTAGGACCAGCCCACGCGGTGCCGCATGAACTCGCGGAACACGAAGATCGGGGCACTGATGAAGAAGGTCATCGAGTTGTGCTCGAACGGGCTGCCGTGCCGGTCCCGCATCAGGTAATTGATGAGTCCCTTGGAGCGCTCGGGGTCCTTGGTGACCTCTTCCAGGGACTGCTCACCGGCCGTGGACACACGGGCTGCGAACAGCACGTCGGAGTCACTGGCGGCAGATTTCACCAGGTCAACGGTGACATCGCTACGGAAGTGAGCTTTCGTGGGCTCGGGGGTGTCGGTCACCGGCGGGGGTCCTTCCAATGGCGTCGCTCGGGCGGCGTCCACTCTACGGGCCCGGCCGGGGCGCATTATCCGGCGACTGCCGGGAAGGCGCCTGTCCGAGCGCAGCCGTTCGGGGGACGCGCATCCGTCCGCAGGAATTCTTGGACCCGTTCGGCGATTCGGGGCACCGATCGCCTCTCCCGTACGTCTGACTCATTAGCAGCACCCGTTACAGAGTTCAAGGAGAGTTACCTCATGTTCCGCCGGCGTGAATCCGTCCCGTTCTCGTTCGTTGCCGAGGCAGACCGGTTCCGCAGTAATGTCACTCCGCCGCCCAGGGAGCGTGCCAGCGTCTCCCAGCTGGCCGGCCGTTCCCTCGTCGGACTGACGGTGCTCGCGGGCCTCGCGGGATCGCTGCTCTTCGGCGTACCCGCCCTCAGTACCGACCAGACGCCCACGCACAGTCAGAAGTCCGAGGCGTCCCAGAACCGCTGAGCCGTACGGGCCCCCTGGGGTGGTCGGCCGGTGGGGTGCTCGGTAGCCTCACCGGGCACAGCAATCGAGCGTGCTTGTGAGTGAGGATCAGTCGTGCCCCTGCCCTTTCTGACGGCCGACCGCGCATTCGACGCGGGCGCAGAGGACATCGCGCTGCCGTTCGACGACCACGACAGCTGGCGGCGGCCCTACCGTCCCGGCCCGTGGCGGGTCGCAGCCGCGGCCACCGTGCTGCTGCTCGCGTCCTTCGTGCTGCTCGCGGCAATGATCATCTCGTTGGCCGGATCGCTCTCCGGCGCCACCGCGTGTTTCGTGCTCGCCGGGCTGCTGATCACCTGCGCGCTGCGGCTGCTGCGGGTCGGTGCCTGGGTCAGCAGGCACGGTGTGCGCCGGGTGGGTTTCTTCCGGACGACGACGGTGCCGTGGAACCGGGCCGCGTCGGTCCGCACGGTCCAGCAGCCGGTGAAGTGGCTGGGATTCCCGCGGACCGTCCAGGGCCAGGCCCTTGTCGTGGTGCGCCGGGGCGGTGACCCCCTGCCGCCGCTGGTCACCGACCACAACGCGGACTTCCTGGCCCGCGGCGAGGCGTTCGAGCGTGCCACCGACACGATCGAGGCCTGGGGCGACGAGTACCGCACGGACTGATCCGAGCGCCCCGCAGGGGGCGCAGACCCCGCTGACAAGCCGGTACGGCG includes these proteins:
- a CDS encoding ribonuclease J, producing the protein MSHPHPELGTPPKLPKGGLRVTPLGGLGEIGRNMTVFEYGGRLLIVDCGVLFPEEEQPGIDLILPDFTTIRDRLDDVEGIVLTHGHEDHIGAVPYLLRLKPDIPLIGSKLTLALIEAKLQEHRIRPYTLEVTEGQRERIGIFDCEFIAVNHSIPDALAVAIRTPAGMAVVTGDFKMDQLPLDGRLTDLHAFARLSEEGIDLLLSDSTNAEVPGFVPPERDISNVLRTVFANAQKRIIVASFASHVHRIQQILDAAHEYGRRVAFVGRSMVRNMGIARDLGYLKVPAGLVVDVKTLDDLPDDEVVLVCTGSQGEPMAALSRMANRDHQIRIVPGDTVILASSLIPGNENAVYRVINGLTRWGANVIHKGNAKVHVSGHASAGELLYFYNICKPKNLMPVHGEWRHLRANAELGALTGVPKDHIVIAEDGVVVDLIDGKAKIVGKVQAGYVYVDGLSVGDVTETSLKDRRILGDEGIISVFIVVDSSSGKIVGGPHIQARGSGIDDGAFTAVVPKVEEALNKSAQDGVMEPHQLQQLVRRTVGKWVSDTYRRRPMILPVVVEV
- the dapA gene encoding 4-hydroxy-tetrahydrodipicolinate synthase yields the protein MAPISTPQTPFGRVLTAMVTPFTADGALDLDGAQRLAAHLVDAGNDGLVVNGTTGESPTTSDAEKDQLVRAVLEAVGDRAHVVAGIGTNDTRHSIELARTAERSGAHGLLAVTPYYNKPPQEGLLRHFSAIADSTGLPVMLYDIPGRSGVPIDTETLVRLAEHPRIVANKDAKGDLGRASWAISESGLAWYSGDDMLNLPLLSVGAVGIVSVVGHVVTPDLRALIEAYLGGDVQKATEIHQKLLPVFTGMFRTQGVITTKAALTLQGLPAGPLRLPLVELTAQETAQLKIDLAAGGVQL
- the thyX gene encoding FAD-dependent thymidylate synthase, whose protein sequence is MTDTPEPTKAHFRSDVTVDLVKSAASDSDVLFAARVSTAGEQSLEEVTKDPERSKGLINYLMRDRHGSPFEHNSMTFFISAPIFVFREFMRHRVGWSYNEESGRYRELEPVFYVPGESRKLIQQGRPGKYEFVEGTPEQHELTSRVMEDSYRQAYDAYQEMLAAGVAREVARAVLPVGLFSTMYATCNARSLMHFLGLRTQHELAKVPSFPQREIEMVGEQMEQHWQQLMPLTHAAFNKNGRVAP